From a single Raphanus sativus cultivar WK10039 chromosome 3, ASM80110v3, whole genome shotgun sequence genomic region:
- the LOC130509730 gene encoding putative BTB/POZ domain-containing protein At2g40450: MATQSNKEIFLGGLRKLFKEQWQADVLLKAGDSDDCASIPAHKLVLASRSVVLKKIMESDELKASSKLEKLTFSEMKHEELEALVEFMYTVDGSVSSENLKKHVRSLYLAADKYEIPHLRDLCRNQLISSLNSSNALNILELAQIPFDKALNDAAFTSIKNNIKTIAASAEFKLFVVNHPDLSVEIMKASLTHPRNCCSYCGSGRYLY; the protein is encoded by the exons ATGGCAACACAGAGCAACAAAGAGATCTTCTTGGGGGGATTAAGGAAACTCTTCAAAGAACAATGGCAAGCTGACGTACTCCTCAAGGCAGGAGACAGTGATGATTGTGCATCTATCCCCGCCCACAAACTTGTTCTG GCATCAAGGTCAGTGGTGTTGAAGAAGATAATGGAATCAGACGAGTTGAAGGCTTCATCTAAGCTAGAGAAACTCACTTTCTCCGAGATGAAACACGAGGAACTTGAGGCTTTAGTTGAGTTCATGTACACCGTTGATGGCTCCGTTTCTTCAGAAAATCTCAAGAAACATGTTAGGTCACTCTATCTTGCAGCAGACAAGTATGAGATTCCGCATCTGCGTGACCTATGTAGAAACCAGCTTATATCATCTCTTAACTCCTCCAACGCTCTTAACATCCTTGAGCTTGCTCAAATCCCTTTTGACAAAGCTCTTAACGATGCGGCCTTCACTTCTATtaagaataatataaaaacCATTGCTGCCTCTGCTGAGTTCAAGTTGTTTGTCGTCAACCATCCAGACCTTTCTGTGGAGATCATGAAGGCTTCTCTTACTCATCCTCGTAATTGTTGTAGCTATTGTGGTAGTGGTAGATACTTATACTAG
- the LOC108846566 gene encoding putative BTB/POZ domain-containing protein At2g40450 codes for MATERNREIFLGGLKKLLKEKWQADVLLKAGNSAEGATISAHKLVLASRSVVLRKIMESDEFKASSKLETVTFSEMKYEELEAFVEFMYCSISPESLKKHVSSLYLAADKYEIPYLRDVCRSLFISSLNPANALNIIELAQRPFDKALNDVAFTTIKDNISTIASSAEFKLFVVNNPYLSVEIMKASLIHPHINNKCRYCGHVSEWKQLK; via the exons ATGGCaacagagagaaacagagagatctTCTTGGGTGGATTAAAGAAACTCTTGAAAGAAAAATGGCAAGCAGATGTACTCCTCAAGGCAGGAAACAGTGCTGAGGGTGCAACTATCTCCGCCCACAAACTTGTTCTG GCATCAAGGTCAGTGGTGTTGAGGAAGATTATGGAATCAGACGAGTTCAAGGCTTCATCTAAGCTAGAGACTGTCACTTTCTCCGAGATGAAATACGAGGAACTTGAGGCTTTTGTTGAGTTTATGTATTGCTCCATTTCTCCTGAAAGTCTCAAGAAACATGTTAGTTCACTCTATCTTGCAGCCGACAAGTATGAGATTCCGTATCTGCGTGACGTATGTAGAAGCCTTTTTATATCATCTCTTAACCCGGCCAACGCTCTTAACATCATTGAGCTTGCTCAAAGACCTTTCGACAAAGCTCTTAATGATGTGGCCTTCACTACTATCAAGGACAATATAAGCACCATTGCTAGCTCTGCCGAGTTCAAGTTGTTTGTTGTCAACAATCCATATCTTTCTGTGGAGATTATGAAGGCTTCTCTTATTCATCctcatattaataataaatgtcgCTATTGTGGCCACGTTTCGGAGTGGAAGCAGCTAAAGTAA